One genomic window of Staphylococcus hsinchuensis includes the following:
- a CDS encoding acyl CoA:acetate/3-ketoacid CoA transferase, protein MKVISSSQLTNLINTGDVISMAALSSGNMPMALFKAIVEQFDHNSTPRELTFLLGNDISDFRGDGYDLDDFVKRGMVKRLITSIITGSPATIEAMRNGDIEAYYLPQGVIATHYRSQTPNSPGTITKIGLHTTVDPEHSGGKVNSNTTEDLVTRVEIEGELYLKYHFPEVDVALLRGTYADTKGNIFMHHESHLGEGYSVAAATHRNKGKVIVQVKEIVPHGQYSPRDVFIPGELVDYVVVNQDSKYHRQAIQTYYDPALAGHHQITEMREPYLEFNTRKVILRRAAQLLQKDDVVSIGFGINNELSNLLVEESAHDLVQLNIDTGVFGGMIGSRAYFGMNYNLDARMRHDQTWDFINNDGLDIAFLSFAQIDQHGNVNVSKFGDKMNGCGGFIDISQTVKTIVFSGAMTVGGKLHYDNGEIEVVAQGHTQKFVDAVDNIDFNASYAATLGQKAYFVTERAVFELTPEGLMLIEIAPGIDLERDVLANMSFKPIISEYLREINVAIFNQQWGGLADVIKSHKRT, encoded by the coding sequence ATGAAAGTTATTTCGTCGTCACAACTTACAAATTTGATTAATACAGGTGATGTGATCTCGATGGCAGCTTTATCTTCTGGGAATATGCCAATGGCGCTATTCAAAGCAATCGTAGAACAATTTGATCATAATAGTACACCCCGGGAACTAACATTTTTATTAGGTAATGATATTAGTGATTTTAGAGGAGACGGTTATGATTTAGATGATTTTGTTAAACGTGGTATGGTGAAACGTTTGATTACAAGTATCATTACAGGGTCACCAGCGACGATTGAAGCAATGCGTAATGGCGATATTGAAGCATATTATTTACCCCAAGGGGTTATCGCTACACATTATCGGTCACAGACACCGAATTCACCTGGCACTATTACTAAAATTGGTCTACACACAACGGTGGATCCGGAACATTCAGGTGGCAAAGTCAATTCAAATACAACTGAAGATTTGGTAACACGCGTCGAAATCGAAGGAGAACTTTATTTGAAGTATCATTTTCCAGAGGTTGATGTTGCTTTACTGAGAGGGACGTATGCGGATACGAAAGGTAATATCTTTATGCATCACGAATCACATCTAGGAGAAGGTTATAGTGTTGCAGCAGCGACGCATAGAAATAAAGGTAAAGTTATTGTGCAAGTAAAAGAAATTGTGCCACATGGACAGTATAGCCCTAGAGATGTCTTTATTCCAGGAGAATTAGTTGATTACGTGGTAGTGAATCAAGATTCTAAATACCATAGACAAGCAATCCAAACGTATTATGATCCTGCATTAGCTGGACACCATCAAATTACTGAAATGCGTGAGCCCTATCTAGAATTTAATACGCGTAAAGTTATTTTACGCCGAGCTGCACAATTATTACAGAAGGATGATGTAGTTAGCATTGGTTTTGGTATTAATAATGAATTATCGAATTTACTCGTTGAAGAGTCTGCACATGATTTAGTGCAACTCAATATTGATACGGGTGTATTTGGTGGCATGATTGGTAGCAGGGCATATTTCGGAATGAATTATAATCTAGACGCACGTATGAGACATGATCAAACTTGGGATTTCATCAACAATGATGGTTTAGATATTGCATTTTTAAGCTTTGCACAAATCGATCAACATGGAAATGTAAATGTTTCTAAATTTGGGGATAAGATGAATGGCTGTGGTGGCTTTATTGATATCAGTCAGACTGTAAAGACAATTGTCTTTTCAGGAGCGATGACAGTGGGTGGCAAACTTCATTACGATAACGGCGAAATCGAAGTTGTTGCACAAGGACATACGCAAAAGTTTGTCGATGCCGTTGATAATATAGATTTCAATGCGAGTTATGCAGCAACGTTAGGACAGAAAGCTTACTTTGTTACGGAGCGCGCTGTGTTTGAGTTAACGCCTGAAGGTTTAATGCTAATTGAAATCGCACCAGGTATAGATCTTGAACGAGATGTACTCGCCAATATGTCGTTTAAACCAATTATTTCTGAATATTTACGTGAGATAAATGTAGCAATTTTTAACCAACAGTGGGGAGGTTTAGCAGATGTTATAAAGTCGCATAAGCGTACTTAA
- a CDS encoding TetR/AcrR family transcriptional regulator: MDRRKEKSRQLIIDHFIKLMQKKDVAKISMKDIADAANINRGTIYLNFIDKYDILDQAIEYIMTDAIEACSHFVYERDNGKESIREILHVIDRQYDIFKRLTQKSDLNVLRQTLSNKFISNIQLRQNTNAIATQFLGSALVGVIVWWIENAKPCSIDELSEELWRLVEPHIEEIS; this comes from the coding sequence ATGGATAGACGAAAGGAAAAATCACGACAACTGATAATAGATCATTTTATAAAACTGATGCAAAAGAAAGATGTCGCTAAAATCTCAATGAAAGATATAGCGGATGCAGCTAATATTAATCGAGGGACTATCTATTTAAACTTTATTGATAAATACGACATTTTGGATCAAGCGATAGAATACATTATGACTGATGCGATTGAAGCGTGTAGCCACTTTGTATATGAAAGAGATAATGGGAAAGAAAGCATCAGAGAAATACTGCATGTGATTGATCGACAATATGATATTTTTAAACGGTTAACACAAAAATCAGATTTAAACGTATTAAGACAGACGCTTTCAAATAAATTTATCTCTAATATCCAATTACGTCAGAATACAAATGCAATTGCTACACAGTTTTTAGGTTCAGCGTTAGTTGGTGTCATTGTATGGTGGATTGAAAATGCTAAACCTTGTTCAATAGACGAATTAAGTGAAGAACTATGGCGATTAGTCGAACCTCACATAGAAGAAATCAGTTAA
- a CDS encoding FMN-binding negative transcriptional regulator, producing the protein MYIPKQYEMHDIQEMKQFMKNHAFVTIVSVNQEGKPVATHMPVNVTDIGDEIYISGHFAKGNTQWQTLEEADDVLVIFQGPHSYISSTWYEKEDVPTWNYQSIQVSGRSRILTEQDLEKELIKLLDRYEGHRDNGATWDNMSDQTRKQIKGIVGFELKVTEIAAAYKLSQSRSERDRSQIVKELENSEHDLEQGVAQAMKQQGK; encoded by the coding sequence ATGTATATACCAAAACAGTATGAAATGCATGATATTCAAGAAATGAAACAGTTTATGAAAAACCATGCGTTTGTCACAATCGTATCTGTAAATCAAGAAGGTAAACCAGTGGCGACGCATATGCCAGTGAATGTAACAGATATAGGAGACGAGATTTATATTTCTGGTCACTTTGCAAAGGGTAATACGCAGTGGCAAACGTTAGAAGAAGCGGACGATGTGTTAGTCATCTTCCAAGGGCCGCATAGCTACATCTCTTCAACATGGTATGAAAAAGAAGATGTACCGACGTGGAATTATCAAAGTATTCAAGTTTCTGGTCGTAGTCGAATATTAACTGAACAAGATTTAGAGAAAGAACTTATCAAGTTGTTAGATAGATACGAAGGTCATCGTGATAATGGTGCGACGTGGGATAATATGTCAGATCAAACACGTAAACAAATTAAAGGTATTGTCGGATTCGAATTAAAAGTGACTGAAATTGCTGCAGCTTATAAATTGAGTCAAAGTCGTTCAGAAAGAGACCGTAGTCAGATAGTGAAAGAACTGGAGAATAGTGAACATGATTTAGAACAAGGCGTTGCACAAGCTATGAAACAGCAAGGGAAATAA
- a CDS encoding DUF1304 domain-containing protein: protein MNIVSIILTVLVALEFFYIMYLQTFATTSENTGRVFNMSTEKLKDENVNVLLKNQGVYNGLIGLLLLYGTFFVAHAKGFVAAILIYIILVAIYGAITSDKNIIWKQGGLAIIALISLLF, encoded by the coding sequence TTGAATATTGTTTCTATCATATTAACTGTATTGGTAGCGTTGGAATTTTTCTATATTATGTATTTACAAACCTTTGCGACGACGTCAGAGAATACGGGTCGCGTCTTTAATATGTCTACTGAAAAACTTAAAGATGAGAATGTGAATGTGTTATTGAAGAATCAAGGTGTCTATAATGGTTTAATCGGGTTATTGCTATTATACGGTACTTTTTTTGTAGCGCATGCGAAAGGATTTGTAGCGGCTATCTTAATTTATATTATCCTCGTTGCAATATACGGTGCTATAACAAGTGATAAAAATATCATTTGGAAACAGGGCGGTTTAGCTATTATTGCGTTGATTTCGTTGCTATTTTAA
- a CDS encoding MarR family winged helix-turn-helix transcriptional regulator, whose protein sequence is MKDILRDIGVIARALESISNIEFKEIDLAKGQFVYLVRIYENPGIIQEKLAELVKIDRTTASRAIRNLEKNGFIYKQADATNKKNKLLYVTEKGKSIYPFIIRENEHSNSVALEGFTKEEIETLSAMLKRVNNNISEDWHLVKKGNKRHY, encoded by the coding sequence TTGAAAGATATATTAAGAGATATTGGGGTTATTGCGAGAGCATTAGAGTCTATTAGCAATATTGAATTTAAAGAAATAGACTTAGCTAAAGGCCAGTTTGTTTATTTAGTAAGAATTTATGAAAATCCAGGCATTATACAGGAGAAATTAGCGGAATTAGTGAAGATTGATCGTACGACCGCCTCAAGAGCAATTCGTAATTTAGAGAAAAATGGCTTTATATACAAACAAGCGGACGCAACGAATAAGAAAAATAAATTGCTGTATGTTACAGAAAAAGGAAAATCAATCTATCCATTTATCATACGAGAAAATGAACATTCTAATTCGGTGGCACTTGAAGGATTTACTAAAGAAGAAATTGAAACATTATCAGCAATGTTGAAACGTGTGAATAATAATATTTCTGAAGATTGGCATTTAGTTAAAAAAGGCAATAAACGACATTATTAA
- a CDS encoding acyl-CoA dehydrogenase family protein, whose product MTTKEAMIQELYPEDILSVAKDLTEGEVKLLKQINDFLESKYRDSINNHWVNATEPEDYFKELGKFNYFNNPLLFEGREEARTPSQLFQFFMSYTIAKFDISLATLLGVHQGLGHNTFLFGGSKEQVAYYVPKLQSHELRTCFALTEPDHGSDVAGGLETVATKEGDHWVINGAKKWIGGANVADVIPVFAVDSETKKPRCFVIEPSQEGVEIDVLQHKIALRIVPNTNIKLNNVVVTEEKRLQNINSFKDIARVLYSTRAGVAYMATGGMAGALRATKDYVTKRKQFGKEISKYQLIQEKLAMMQGNLAQAMATCAQLARMQAKGEYDEVATSTAKMMNALRLRESVAMGRGITGGNGILAGEYDIARFFADAEAVYTYEGTHEINALVIGRALTGNSAFI is encoded by the coding sequence ATGACTACTAAAGAAGCTATGATACAAGAATTGTATCCGGAAGATATTTTAAGCGTAGCGAAAGATTTAACAGAGGGTGAAGTTAAGCTACTCAAGCAAATCAATGATTTTTTAGAAAGTAAGTATCGTGATTCGATTAATAATCATTGGGTCAATGCGACGGAACCAGAAGATTACTTTAAAGAATTAGGTAAATTCAATTATTTCAACAACCCGTTGCTGTTTGAAGGACGAGAAGAGGCACGTACACCGAGTCAGTTATTCCAGTTTTTCATGTCCTATACGATAGCTAAATTCGATATTTCGTTAGCTACACTGTTAGGCGTTCACCAAGGGTTAGGACATAATACATTTTTATTTGGTGGAAGTAAGGAACAAGTGGCTTACTATGTACCGAAATTACAATCACATGAGTTACGTACATGTTTCGCATTGACAGAACCTGATCACGGCTCTGATGTTGCAGGAGGTCTTGAAACTGTAGCTACGAAAGAAGGGGACCATTGGGTCATTAACGGTGCTAAAAAATGGATCGGTGGTGCAAATGTAGCAGACGTTATTCCAGTGTTTGCTGTTGACTCAGAAACGAAAAAACCAAGATGTTTTGTTATAGAACCGAGTCAAGAAGGGGTAGAGATTGATGTATTGCAACATAAAATTGCACTACGTATCGTACCGAATACAAACATTAAACTCAACAACGTCGTCGTCACTGAAGAAAAACGATTACAAAATATAAATAGCTTCAAAGATATTGCGAGAGTACTCTATTCCACACGTGCAGGTGTAGCTTACATGGCGACAGGTGGTATGGCAGGCGCGCTACGTGCTACGAAAGATTATGTGACAAAGCGTAAACAATTCGGCAAAGAGATTAGCAAGTATCAACTTATTCAAGAAAAGCTAGCCATGATGCAAGGTAATTTAGCACAAGCGATGGCTACTTGTGCACAACTTGCACGCATGCAAGCGAAAGGTGAATATGATGAAGTTGCAACTTCAACAGCCAAAATGATGAACGCTTTACGCTTGAGAGAATCTGTTGCCATGGGCCGAGGTATAACGGGTGGTAATGGTATTTTAGCGGGAGAGTACGACATTGCAAGGTTCTTTGCAGATGCCGAGGCAGTATACACGTACGAAGGCACACATGAAATTAACGCACTGGTCATTGGTAGAGCACTCACAGGAAATTCGGCCTTCATTTAA
- a CDS encoding APC family permease gives MNILKRMFQRPDVSLFQNKDAHLERTLRVRDFLALGVGTIVSTAIFTLPGVVAADHTGPSVSLSFLVSAIVAALIAFVYAEMATVMPFAGSAYTWISILFGEFFGWLVGWALIAEYLIAVAFVASGFSANLRGLLNPFDIKLPNSLSNSLGTNGGIVDIIAAIVIVITALLLSRGASETARVQNTLVVLKILAILLFVVVGLSVVNVGHYVPFIPEYKMTEAGAFGGWQGIYAGSSVIFISYIGFDSIAASSGEAINPQKTMPLGILGSLIIGVTLFIIVSLVLVGMFDYTAYKDNAEPVGWALRESGHGVISVIVQAVSVLGMFTALIGMMLAGSRLLYSFGRDGLLPKWIGTLNKKNLPNRALIVLTIIAVIIGSVFPFGFLAQLMSAGTLVAFMFVVIGLFSLRRREGKDLPEPSFKLPFYPITPVLILICVFAIFWGLSGQAKFYTLLWFIAGIIFYGFYLIKSSLKKEK, from the coding sequence ATGAATATTTTAAAAAGAATGTTTCAAAGACCAGATGTGTCTCTGTTTCAAAATAAAGATGCACATCTAGAAAGGACGCTTCGAGTTAGAGATTTCTTAGCACTTGGCGTAGGGACAATCGTATCGACAGCAATATTTACTTTACCGGGTGTCGTAGCGGCAGATCATACAGGCCCATCAGTCAGTTTATCGTTTCTTGTATCAGCGATTGTAGCCGCACTTATCGCGTTTGTTTATGCTGAAATGGCAACGGTTATGCCATTTGCTGGTTCGGCTTACACTTGGATTAGTATATTGTTCGGTGAATTCTTTGGCTGGCTCGTAGGTTGGGCATTAATTGCCGAATACCTTATCGCCGTAGCATTTGTCGCCTCTGGATTTTCCGCGAATTTGCGTGGATTGTTAAACCCATTTGATATTAAGTTACCAAACAGTTTATCGAATTCATTGGGTACCAATGGCGGTATTGTTGATATCATTGCAGCCATTGTCATCGTTATTACAGCACTGTTGTTATCTAGAGGGGCTTCTGAAACGGCGCGTGTTCAAAATACGCTGGTTGTATTAAAGATATTAGCGATTTTGTTATTTGTCGTTGTTGGGTTAAGCGTTGTTAATGTCGGACATTATGTGCCATTTATTCCAGAATACAAAATGACTGAAGCAGGTGCATTTGGCGGTTGGCAAGGCATCTATGCAGGGAGTTCAGTCATCTTTATTTCCTACATAGGGTTTGATTCAATAGCAGCCAGTTCTGGTGAAGCGATTAATCCACAGAAGACGATGCCATTAGGTATACTAGGCTCACTGATTATAGGTGTAACTTTATTTATCATTGTTTCACTCGTATTAGTTGGTATGTTCGATTATACAGCTTATAAAGATAATGCAGAGCCAGTTGGATGGGCTTTACGTGAAAGTGGTCACGGTGTTATTTCGGTTATTGTGCAAGCTGTATCAGTGCTAGGTATGTTCACTGCATTAATAGGAATGATGTTAGCAGGTTCTCGTTTACTTTATTCGTTCGGTCGTGATGGCTTGTTACCAAAATGGATCGGTACCCTTAATAAGAAGAACTTACCGAATAGAGCTCTTATTGTATTAACAATCATTGCAGTGATTATCGGTTCAGTGTTCCCGTTTGGATTTTTAGCTCAATTGATGTCTGCAGGAACACTTGTAGCATTTATGTTCGTTGTTATAGGACTCTTCAGCTTACGTCGTCGTGAAGGTAAAGATTTACCAGAGCCGTCATTTAAGTTACCATTTTATCCGATTACGCCAGTTTTAATACTGATTTGTGTCTTTGCTATATTTTGGGGATTAAGCGGTCAAGCGAAGTTCTATACTTTACTATGGTTTATAGCCGGTATTATTTTTTACGGATTCTACCTCATTAAAAGTAGTCTCAAAAAAGAAAAGTAA
- a CDS encoding BCCT family transporter: protein MKNSNWKSKLDWPVFLISGGLLVLFVIMSIVFTKETSDVVNQGFKLSISYFGAFWQVLLLVTFAVGLFLAFSRYGRVRLGNVSQPEMSYFKWAAIVITSGLGAGAIFWAAAEPMYYFIDVPPTMGSGIDNKSKAAIPAAMAQSFTSWGYTAWAIYGAVSGIIIMYAHYNKGLKMRPRTLLFPIFGQKIENNKVGSLIDVFCIIGAVAGTIGTIGFFGFQFSYWLHSIFGIPDNIVTQILSVVGLMIIVSISAMTGIEKGIQFLSKVNVWLAIAVAVFIVLIGLGRFIVDTFISSYGVYLTKFLEIGTFRGDDKWAGTWMLFFFGWFIGYGPLMGMLVARISRGRTIREIFILVSIVAAVVSHIWFTILGGSGLFYEIKKSGTISNPLNDNGLPAAVISIATHLPLGVVLVVALLLLTLIFVITTADTMSYSISMSVTGEGDPPKIIRLFWVVIMAVISIILINIGEGSISAIQSFIIVTAVPISLIMLPVIWTAPKIAHKLAIRQNIIKDSENK, encoded by the coding sequence ATTAAAAATTCAAATTGGAAATCAAAATTAGATTGGCCCGTATTTTTAATAAGTGGAGGGCTACTTGTATTATTTGTAATCATGTCAATTGTGTTCACTAAAGAAACATCGGATGTAGTTAATCAAGGATTTAAACTATCTATTAGTTATTTTGGTGCATTTTGGCAAGTGTTGTTACTTGTGACGTTTGCAGTAGGACTGTTTTTAGCATTTTCTCGTTATGGTCGTGTGAGATTAGGCAATGTATCTCAACCAGAAATGAGTTATTTTAAGTGGGCAGCGATTGTTATTACGTCTGGACTTGGAGCTGGAGCGATTTTCTGGGCTGCGGCTGAACCGATGTATTACTTTATTGATGTACCGCCGACGATGGGATCAGGTATTGATAATAAAAGTAAAGCAGCAATACCGGCTGCTATGGCACAAAGCTTTACCTCTTGGGGTTATACGGCTTGGGCTATTTATGGTGCGGTCAGCGGAATCATTATCATGTATGCACATTATAATAAAGGTTTGAAAATGCGACCACGAACATTGTTATTTCCAATATTTGGTCAGAAAATCGAAAATAATAAAGTGGGTTCGCTTATAGATGTATTTTGTATTATTGGTGCTGTTGCAGGTACAATCGGCACAATTGGATTTTTCGGTTTTCAGTTTAGTTATTGGCTACATAGCATTTTTGGAATTCCTGATAATATTGTAACGCAAATATTATCTGTCGTTGGGTTGATGATTATCGTGTCTATCTCAGCAATGACAGGAATTGAAAAAGGAATTCAATTTTTAAGTAAAGTGAACGTTTGGTTAGCAATTGCAGTTGCAGTATTTATAGTGCTAATTGGCCTAGGAAGATTTATTGTTGATACATTTATTTCTTCCTATGGTGTCTATCTGACGAAATTTTTAGAAATAGGAACGTTTAGAGGAGATGACAAATGGGCTGGCACATGGATGTTGTTCTTCTTCGGTTGGTTTATCGGTTATGGACCACTCATGGGTATGCTTGTTGCTCGTATTTCTCGAGGTCGTACAATTCGTGAAATATTTATACTTGTATCTATCGTGGCAGCAGTTGTTTCGCACATTTGGTTTACTATCTTAGGTGGTAGTGGATTATTTTACGAGATTAAGAAAAGTGGGACCATCAGTAATCCGTTAAATGACAATGGACTACCTGCAGCCGTGATTTCCATTGCTACTCATTTACCTTTAGGTGTGGTGTTAGTCGTCGCATTGCTCTTACTAACGTTAATCTTTGTTATTACGACAGCAGATACGATGTCCTATTCTATTTCAATGTCTGTAACAGGTGAAGGCGATCCTCCGAAGATTATCCGTTTGTTCTGGGTTGTGATAATGGCAGTGATTTCAATCATCCTCATCAATATCGGTGAAGGTAGTATTAGTGCGATTCAGTCATTTATTATCGTGACAGCTGTACCTATTTCGTTAATTATGTTGCCTGTCATTTGGACTGCTCCGAAAATTGCGCACAAACTAGCGATTAGACAGAATATTATAAAAGATAGTGAAAATAAATAA
- a CDS encoding ketopantoate reductase family protein: protein MNILIFGAGVQGQHLAHALNKPENNITIFARGKTYERLKNRGIVLHHYLQRKDTVDEFNYIEELKESDAYDIIFVTMKYSHYYSIIPTLANNISQNIVFVGNNSNPRKLRQTILEQTQIPKNIAFGFSISGGIREDNVTNILRFNAGELKVSYLDGGPSIS from the coding sequence ATGAATATACTTATTTTTGGTGCTGGTGTACAAGGACAACATCTCGCACACGCATTAAATAAACCTGAAAATAACATTACGATTTTTGCACGGGGTAAGACTTACGAAAGGCTAAAAAATAGAGGTATTGTTCTACACCATTATTTACAAAGAAAAGACACAGTAGATGAATTTAATTATATTGAGGAATTAAAAGAAAGCGATGCCTACGATATTATATTTGTAACGATGAAATATTCACATTATTACTCAATTATACCTACATTAGCCAACAATATTTCACAAAACATCGTATTTGTAGGAAATAACTCTAATCCAAGAAAACTGCGTCAGACGATACTTGAACAAACACAAATCCCTAAAAATATTGCTTTCGGTTTCTCTATATCTGGTGGTATAAGAGAGGACAATGTAACAAATATACTCCGTTTTAACGCTGGAGAACTAAAGGTTAGTTATCTCGATGGGGGGCCTTCCATTTCGTGA
- a CDS encoding class I adenylate-forming enzyme family protein — MNYDWIKTRADYDEVKPAVIDPMKGTEWSFQELNARADNLAHHLKDQGVQRGDVVGIFAPNDVAILDLLFASIKTGAVYLPINWRLKSREIESVIEDSKVKLIFYAQKHLSSLQGIADDVLHMDVDSTQYDAIVNPSNHKPFKAVDMNGDDLAALMYTSGTTGLPKGVMFSYDSLVNNPMNTLLTYKVNSDFTTILSTPMFHVLGFNDLTLPLLMAGGTIIIQRYFNGETLNDLVAQYKPNYMIMIPTMYYAMLVADNFKPDLLQDIDYLIQGGSAPLPSVQKKFMDMGYNLITGYGLTEAPLVMVNTPENSKKKPGSIGKPVMFVDVRVLNESYEDVEVGEIGELAVRGKNVTPGYWNKPKETAEVFSDGYFLTGDLARVDEDGDVYIVDRKKELIITGGENVLPSEVETALAEHPLVAQCVVLSYDSPKYGESVSAAVVLTQEDPDYEEKLDSFMREKVAGYKIPRMYLKVTHMPLNSTSKPDKLLLQEFMNKKARDEHQQQDELA; from the coding sequence ATGAACTACGATTGGATTAAAACAAGAGCAGATTATGATGAAGTTAAGCCAGCAGTCATTGATCCGATGAAAGGTACAGAATGGTCTTTTCAAGAATTAAATGCACGTGCAGATAACTTGGCGCATCATCTGAAAGACCAAGGCGTTCAACGCGGGGATGTTGTTGGTATCTTTGCACCGAATGATGTAGCGATATTAGATTTATTATTTGCGTCTATTAAAACGGGGGCAGTTTACTTACCGATTAATTGGCGTTTGAAATCGAGAGAAATCGAAAGCGTCATAGAAGATTCAAAGGTGAAATTAATCTTTTATGCACAAAAACATCTTTCTAGTTTACAAGGGATTGCAGATGACGTGTTACACATGGATGTGGATTCTACACAATATGATGCGATAGTAAATCCTTCAAACCATAAACCATTTAAAGCAGTTGATATGAACGGTGATGATTTAGCCGCTTTGATGTATACGAGTGGCACGACGGGTCTGCCTAAGGGCGTCATGTTTTCATATGATTCGTTAGTGAATAACCCGATGAACACGTTACTGACGTACAAGGTGAATTCAGATTTCACGACAATATTGTCTACACCGATGTTCCACGTGCTCGGATTTAACGATTTAACGTTACCTTTATTAATGGCTGGGGGTACTATCATTATTCAACGCTATTTTAACGGTGAAACTCTAAATGATTTAGTAGCTCAATATAAACCGAACTATATGATTATGATTCCGACAATGTATTATGCCATGCTCGTAGCGGATAACTTTAAACCAGATTTATTACAAGATATAGATTATCTTATTCAAGGTGGTTCTGCACCACTACCAAGTGTTCAGAAAAAATTTATGGATATGGGTTATAACTTGATTACGGGTTATGGCTTAACTGAGGCACCGCTCGTCATGGTTAATACGCCTGAAAATAGTAAGAAAAAACCAGGCAGTATCGGAAAGCCCGTCATGTTTGTAGATGTTCGTGTCTTAAATGAAAGTTATGAAGATGTAGAAGTTGGTGAAATTGGCGAATTAGCAGTGCGAGGTAAAAATGTCACGCCTGGTTATTGGAACAAACCAAAGGAAACAGCAGAGGTATTTAGTGATGGATACTTTTTAACAGGTGATTTAGCTAGAGTCGATGAAGATGGAGATGTCTATATCGTGGATAGAAAGAAAGAATTAATTATCACTGGCGGGGAAAATGTATTGCCGTCTGAAGTAGAAACAGCATTGGCAGAACATCCGCTCGTTGCTCAGTGTGTCGTACTCAGTTATGACAGTCCAAAATACGGTGAGTCTGTATCAGCAGCGGTAGTATTGACACAAGAAGATCCTGATTATGAAGAGAAATTAGATTCCTTTATGAGAGAGAAGGTTGCCGGTTATAAAATCCCTAGAATGTATTTGAAAGTGACGCATATGCCACTGAACTCTACATCGAAACCTGACAAACTATTACTACAAGAGTTCATGAATAAAAAAGCTCGCGATGAACATCAACAGCAAGATGAGTTAGCTTAA
- a CDS encoding GNAT family N-acetyltransferase: protein MIREVTQADLKQLQQISYRTFDETFRAQNKKENIDNYLATAFTEEKLLKELDCPHSYFYFIEHEGQLAGYLKLNTLDAQTEDVASNSLEIERIYILKDFQKAGLGKALFNLALQVAQDKQCDNIWLGVWEKNDNAIQFYKKLGFQTVDAHAFMMGDERQIDHIMVKPLKGE from the coding sequence ATGATTAGAGAAGTGACGCAAGCAGATTTAAAACAACTGCAACAAATAAGTTATCGTACGTTTGATGAAACATTCCGTGCTCAGAATAAAAAGGAAAATATAGATAATTACTTAGCAACTGCTTTTACAGAAGAGAAGTTATTGAAAGAATTAGACTGCCCGCATTCTTATTTTTATTTTATTGAGCATGAGGGGCAATTAGCAGGATATCTGAAACTTAATACGTTAGATGCCCAAACTGAAGATGTTGCATCAAATAGTTTGGAGATTGAGCGTATTTATATTTTGAAAGATTTTCAAAAAGCAGGTTTAGGTAAGGCATTGTTTAATTTGGCTTTACAAGTTGCACAAGATAAACAATGTGACAATATTTGGTTAGGTGTATGGGAGAAGAATGACAACGCGATACAGTTTTATAAAAAGTTAGGCTTTCAAACCGTTGACGCACACGCATTTATGATGGGAGATGAACGCCAAATAGATCATATTATGGTTAAACCATTAAAGGGGGAATAG